One Segatella copri genomic window, GAACCATTATTTGGAAGGAAAATATACCAGTATTCAGTCAAAGGTTGGTATGAGGAGTTGTGCAAAGCAAAGAAGTGCTAAGTATGAGACAACATTTCGCTCTAGATCTTTTCTGTTTTTTGCAATGGGCTTGTATTGCGCCCATACCATACAAGGAGTGCATAACTTGATAGTTCCAGAAAATGGTACAATCTCAATCAATATTCCTCTTTGCAAATCTAGACGAAGTTCTTGTAGTACTCGAACCACTCATCCTGTTTCAATGAAGCTAATCATGAATGCATTGGAGAGAGTAGGTATCCGTGAGCAGCTACTTAATCCTTATAGGTTTAAGTCAAAAGCAGATATGATGTATGATTGTGCTGCTGAAGCTCATAAAAAAGAGATGCTAGTCACGCTTGCTTCATTGTCTTGTTCATGTGCTAAGCGTTCTCATAATAGATGGTGGGACAAAAGCGGAGATTATATCAAAGTACATCATATCCATCATTGTGGAATGTGTATGCCTTGCATATATCGAAGAGTGGCTATGCATGCGATAGGTTTAGATGACCCAAATGAATTGGGTACAGATATTTTTCATGCTACACGATACTTTGATATCAACAATTTAGCCAAGAAGACAAGCCTTGACATCAACTTGCTGTTGCGTTTCGTGCGTAAAATGAATAGGCAAGATGTCTTTGATGAATTGTTGGCGGAAGGTATTGATACTGCAGATATTGATCATTATGTAGAACTTGTTATGCGCTCCTATCAGCAAATCCAGGATTGGGTTGCAGAGAATGGTGATGTAGTCATGAGACGAAAGG contains:
- the qatC gene encoding Qat anti-phage system QueC-like protein QatC, which produces MESRINVEFTPSHDVQSKELGQFVLHATDVNDQPIETTLNFDFFHLWEFSQDTSSTYFDVLILSQLVYTADRIINRLAFADDGWCRDIVLQDVPVVNVDIFRQNQEMFNTALSYLTGDNWSVSFVPFPQINYAPQIESHYNHEEYEYVSLFSGGLDSLIGFIDFASLAREGKKVLLVSHCDMGKERQDQKRILDACWRNHYLEGKYTSIQSKVGMRSCAKQRSAKYETTFRSRSFLFFAMGLYCAHTIQGVHNLIVPENGTISINIPLCKSRRSSCSTRTTHPVSMKLIMNALERVGIREQLLNPYRFKSKADMMYDCAAEAHKKEMLVTLASLSCSCAKRSHNRWWDKSGDYIKVHHIHHCGMCMPCIYRRVAMHAIGLDDPNELGTDIFHATRYFDINNLAKKTSLDINLLLRFVRKMNRQDVFDELLAEGIDTADIDHYVELVMRSYQQIQDWVAENGDVVMRRKVGL